The window GCTCGGCAGGTCGTGCGACCGGATGACGATCTCGATGTCGACGCCGGGCTCCCCGAGGAATCCGAGGCGCTCGACGATCTCGCCCCGCGCGATGCGCCGGTCGTCCGGGTAGGACGTGAACTTCGCGACGACGATCTCCGAATCCACCGCGTCCCCGACGGCGTCCCTGGGAATGCGGACTTCCGTCGCCATCCGCGGGTTGTACGGACGTACCACGGAGCGCCCCTCCCCCGCGTCGTACTGCCCCACGATCCGGTCGCGCGCGCGCTCGAGGATCTTCAGGACGGTGCCGGAGACGCGGTCCTCCAGGCGGCGCGGCCCGCGGCGCTTCGCGGGCTTGCGCTCCTCTTCCCGCGCGAGAACGAGGTCGCCGTCGAGCGCCCCGCCCAGCCCCCGCCGCGGGATGTAGAGGTCCTCGCCGTGGAGCTCGGGCGAGAGCACGAAGCCGTAGCCTTCGGCCCGGATCGATATTTTCCCCGCGACGAAGCCCGTGTGCTCGATCGCCGAATACTTCTCGCCGCGGACCCGGGCGACCTTTCCCTGCCGTTCGAGGGAGTCGAGCCGGGCGCGGAAGGACTCTTCCTCCTCCTCGGGGACCGAGAGGGCGCCGGCGAGCTGCGCGAACGTCAGCACGCGGCTCCCCTTGAGCCTCAGTTTCTCCAGCACTTGCGATTCCGTCGGCAGCATCCGGCGAAGTCTACATTGGGGCCGCGGACGAGCTTTGCCGCGCCGTCGCGGCCCTGCTAGAATCGCCCTCCCTGCGAAAGTGGCGGAACTGGCAGACGCGCAGGTCTCAGAAGCCTGTGGTGAACAACCGTGGGGGTTCAAGTCCCCCCTTTCGCACCAGACCTTCCCGTTCTCGGCCGATGCGCGGCTCCGCCCCCCTTTCGGCGGTTGCTTTCGACTTCCCGCTGGACGATGATGGGGGTTCTCGGATTTCATGAGCCGATCCGCTCCGCCCCTTTCGTTGCCCAAGACTCCGACCGGCATCCCCGGCCTGGACGCGATCACCGGCGGAGGCCTGCCGCGCGGCCGGCCCACGCTCGTCTGCGGCTCGGCCGGGTGCGGGAAGACGCTCTTCGCGATGGAGTTCCTCGTGCGGGGCGCCATGGAGTTCGGCGAGCCGGGCGTCTTCCTCGCATTCGAGGAAACGCCGGACGAGCTCGCCCAGAATGTCCGCTCGCTCGGCTTCGACGTGAAGTCGCTCGAGCGGCGGAAGAAGCTCCTGATCGACTGCGTGACGATCGAGCGAAGCGAAATCGAGGAGACCGGCGAGTACGACCTGGAAGGGTTGTTCCTCCGGCTCGGCAACGCGATCGACACCGTCAAGGCGAAGCGGGTCGTTCTCGATACGCTCGAGGCGCTCTTTTCTTCCTTCACGAACGAGGCCGTCGTCCGGGCGGAGCTCCGGCGGCTGTTCCGGTGGCTCAAGGAGCGCGGCGTCACGGCGGTCATCACGGCCGAGCGAGGCGCCGGGAGCCTGACCCGGCACGGCCTCGAGGAGTACGTCTCCGACTGCGTGATCCTCCTCGACCATCGCGTGACGGGCGAGGTCGCCACGCGCCGGCTCCGGATCGTCAAGTACCGGGGCACGAGCCACGGAACGAACGAGTATCCGTTCCTGATCGACGAGCGCGGCTTCGAGGTGCTCCCGATCACGTCCGCGTCCCTGGACCACCCGGTCTCCAACGAGCGGATCTCGACGGGCGTCCCGGAGCTCGACGAGATGCTCGGCGGGGGCGGCTTCTACCGGGGATCGACGACGCTCATCTCCGGGACCGCGGGAAGCGGCAAGTCGACGCTCGCGGCGCGGATCGCGGACGCCTCGGCCGCGCGCGGGGAACGCTGTCTCTACTTCTCCTTCGAGGAATCGCCCGCGCAGATCGTCCG is drawn from Thermoanaerobaculia bacterium and contains these coding sequences:
- the kaiC gene encoding circadian clock protein KaiC, producing MSRSAPPLSLPKTPTGIPGLDAITGGGLPRGRPTLVCGSAGCGKTLFAMEFLVRGAMEFGEPGVFLAFEETPDELAQNVRSLGFDVKSLERRKKLLIDCVTIERSEIEETGEYDLEGLFLRLGNAIDTVKAKRVVLDTLEALFSSFTNEAVVRAELRRLFRWLKERGVTAVITAERGAGSLTRHGLEEYVSDCVILLDHRVTGEVATRRLRIVKYRGTSHGTNEYPFLIDERGFEVLPITSASLDHPVSNERISTGVPELDEMLGGGGFYRGSTTLISGTAGSGKSTLAARIADASAARGERCLYFSFEESPAQIVRNMRSVGMRLDRRVREGTLRFDAVRPTLLGLEGHLTRMHRGFRDFQPRLVVLDPISNLSSAGNADGATAMLVRLIDFFKSRGATLVMTNLTEGGKALEKTDVGVSSIVDTWILLRDIESSGERNRGLYVLKSRGMAHSNQIREFHLTSRGIRLTDAYLGPEGMLTGSARVAQELREKAAARARADELARRRRELARRREELEAEIEEKRKAFERELRESGVRLDEEEARDRRFSTDRDDMARSRGTAASAAGRRSARAGRSR